One stretch of Brevibacillus laterosporus DNA includes these proteins:
- a CDS encoding XRE family transcriptional regulator: MQIRLKLDAILKERRITQREFSRMTNIRFATINGMCKNETQRLQLDNLAKICEVLGVGITDVLELH, from the coding sequence TTGCAAATCCGACTAAAACTCGACGCTATCTTAAAAGAACGTAGGATCACTCAACGGGAGTTCTCCCGCATGACTAACATCCGATTCGCGACCATAAACGGCATGTGCAAGAATGAAACGCAACGCCTACAGCTCGATAACCTTGCGAAAATATGCGAAGTGCTAGGCGTTGGGATTACAGATGTACTCGAACTTCACTGA